Proteins encoded together in one Desulfovibrio sp. UCD-KL4C window:
- the rplX gene encoding 50S ribosomal protein L24 — MNKIHVDDKVMVIAGKDKGKIGKVLKINRKKDNILVEQVNKVSRHTKPNPYANQPGGIVEKEAPLHISNIQVVCPSCTKTTRVGVRENNDGTNVRFCKKCNEIID; from the coding sequence ATGAACAAGATACATGTTGATGACAAGGTAATGGTCATCGCCGGCAAGGATAAGGGGAAGATCGGCAAGGTCTTAAAGATCAACCGCAAGAAGGATAATATCCTTGTTGAGCAAGTTAATAAGGTTTCTAGGCATACTAAGCCTAATCCTTATGCTAACCAGCCCGGCGGTATTGTTGAGAAAGAAGCCCCTCTTCACATCTCCAACATTCAGGTTGTGTGCCCATCGTGCACAAAAACAACCAGAGTTGGAGTTCGTGAAAACAATGACGGGACGAATGTCCGTTTTTGTAAAAAATGTAACGAAATCATCGACTAG
- the rplN gene encoding 50S ribosomal protein L14, with amino-acid sequence MIQVESRLDVADNSGAKQILCIKVLGGSKRRYASVGDIIVVSIKEAMPHSKVKKGSVMKAVVVRTKKEIGRPDGSYIKFDNNSAVLLNSSNEPVGTRIFGPVARELRSSGFMKIVSLAPEVL; translated from the coding sequence ATGATTCAGGTAGAATCCAGACTAGACGTAGCTGACAACTCTGGCGCCAAACAGATTCTTTGTATAAAGGTTCTCGGTGGTTCTAAGAGACGTTACGCAAGTGTCGGAGATATTATTGTGGTTTCCATTAAGGAAGCTATGCCCCATTCCAAAGTGAAGAAGGGCTCTGTGATGAAAGCTGTCGTAGTACGTACCAAAAAAGAAATTGGTCGTCCTGACGGATCTTACATCAAGTTTGACAATAACTCTGCCGTTCTTCTGAACAGCTCAAATGAACCAGTAGGGACTCGTATTTTCGGTCCCGTTGCAAGAGAATTGAGGTCAAGCGGCTTCATGAAAATAGTTTCTCTTGCTCCTGAGGTTCTTTAA
- the rplV gene encoding 50S ribosomal protein L22, with amino-acid sequence MEARAIAKYMRISAQKVRLVAENIKGKPVEEALNILKFTPKKGADLLSKVLYSAVANAEQIPGVDVDTLRVSVVKIDEGPTWKRIQPRAMGRAFRILKRTSHITVVVKES; translated from the coding sequence ATGGAAGCTAGAGCTATTGCAAAATATATGCGCATTTCTGCACAGAAAGTGCGCTTGGTAGCGGAAAACATCAAAGGGAAGCCTGTTGAGGAAGCTCTCAACATTCTGAAATTCACACCCAAAAAGGGTGCTGACTTACTCAGTAAAGTGCTTTATTCTGCTGTTGCTAACGCAGAGCAGATTCCCGGAGTGGATGTTGACACTCTCCGAGTATCCGTCGTCAAAATTGACGAAGGTCCTACTTGGAAGAGGATTCAGCCCAGGGCTATGGGGCGTGCCTTCAGAATTTTGAAGCGCACAAGCCATATAACCGTCGTAGTAAAAGAATCGTAG
- the rpsH gene encoding 30S ribosomal protein S8: protein MPVVDPIADMLTRIRNAHGAYHKTVSIPGSKIKTAIAGILKEEGYINDFTAEEKDITVTLKYVDGKSLISGMKKISTPGRRVFVGVEDIPSVLNGLGVCILSTSKGVVDGVKAKDLNVGGELLCEIW, encoded by the coding sequence ATGCCTGTTGTCGATCCAATCGCCGATATGCTGACCCGCATACGTAATGCTCACGGTGCTTACCATAAGACTGTGTCCATTCCAGGGTCAAAAATTAAAACCGCAATTGCCGGAATTCTTAAGGAAGAAGGTTATATCAATGACTTCACTGCTGAAGAAAAAGATATCACTGTAACTCTTAAGTATGTTGATGGAAAATCGCTAATCAGCGGTATGAAAAAAATCAGCACACCCGGAAGACGCGTATTTGTAGGCGTTGAAGATATTCCCAGTGTCCTTAATGGACTAGGGGTTTGCATACTTTCCACTTCAAAGGGCGTAGTTGACGGAGTCAAGGCGAAAGACTTGAACGTCGGTGGCGAGCTCTTGTGCGAAATCTGGTAG
- the rpsJ gene encoding 30S ribosomal protein S10, protein MVSMTNDRIRIKLKAYDYRILDKAVTEIVDTARNTGAAIAGPIPLPTQIHRTTVQKSVHVDKKSREQFEMRIHKRLLDILEPTQQTVDALGKLSLPAGVDVEIKL, encoded by the coding sequence ATGGTTTCTATGACTAATGATCGAATTCGTATCAAGCTCAAGGCTTACGATTACCGTATCCTTGATAAAGCTGTAACTGAGATTGTGGATACTGCCCGCAATACCGGCGCAGCTATCGCAGGTCCCATTCCATTGCCTACACAGATTCATCGCACAACCGTGCAGAAATCTGTGCACGTAGACAAAAAGTCTCGTGAGCAGTTTGAAATGCGGATCCACAAGCGCCTGCTTGATATCCTTGAACCCACCCAGCAGACAGTTGACGCACTTGGCAAGCTTAGCCTTCCAGCAGGCGTTGACGTCGAAATTAAGCTATAG
- a CDS encoding type Z 30S ribosomal protein S14 has product MARTALKVKAGRKPKFKVRGYNRCPICGRPRAFLRKYGICRICFREKALAGELPGVRKASW; this is encoded by the coding sequence GTGGCCAGAACAGCGTTAAAAGTTAAGGCTGGACGTAAGCCTAAGTTCAAGGTGCGCGGATATAATAGATGTCCAATATGTGGACGTCCTCGTGCATTCCTGCGGAAATACGGCATCTGCCGTATTTGCTTCAGGGAGAAGGCCCTCGCGGGTGAACTTCCCGGCGTGCGTAAAGCCAGCTGGTAA
- the rpmC gene encoding 50S ribosomal protein L29, producing the protein MKTKEMRELDTTALAEKLKDARLELFNLRFKHATSQLENTQSLVNVKKDIAKLQTIQREKELGA; encoded by the coding sequence ATGAAAACCAAAGAAATGCGTGAACTCGATACTACTGCTCTTGCTGAAAAGTTGAAAGATGCCCGTTTAGAGTTGTTTAATTTACGCTTTAAGCATGCAACTTCTCAGTTGGAAAATACCCAGAGTCTTGTCAATGTCAAAAAAGACATTGCAAAGCTTCAGACAATTCAGCGTGAAAAGGAACTGGGAGCATAA
- the rpsQ gene encoding 30S ribosomal protein S17, producing MAELNLKGNRRVLNGLVVSDKGDKTIVVRVETLVKHPLYKKFIRRHTKFMAHDPANECGVGDKVQIVEFRPLSRRKRWHLDKILEKAV from the coding sequence ATGGCAGAGCTTAATTTAAAAGGAAACAGACGTGTTCTTAACGGACTAGTCGTAAGCGATAAGGGTGACAAAACTATTGTTGTCCGCGTCGAGACTCTCGTTAAACACCCACTGTATAAAAAATTCATCCGCCGTCACACAAAGTTCATGGCACACGATCCTGCTAATGAATGCGGTGTTGGCGATAAAGTACAGATTGTAGAATTCCGTCCCCTTAGCCGACGCAAAAGGTGGCATTTGGATAAAATTCTGGAAAAAGCAGTTTAG
- the rplC gene encoding 50S ribosomal protein L3 encodes MAKTIGLLGKKLGMTRVFSDDGSIVPVTVLEIGPCPVIQVKTEEKEGYNAIQIGYDSLPERKVNKPSKGHQEKAGKGYFRHLREFPLESVADYELGQEISVDIFAAGEKVKVTGTSKGKGFQGVMKRWNFKGMKASHGAEKVHRSPGSIGHATFPGKVFKGKKMPGQMGNERVTVSNIEIVDVRTEENVLVVKGQVPGPKNGLVMIRKTS; translated from the coding sequence ATGGCAAAAACTATCGGATTACTCGGTAAAAAATTGGGCATGACCCGCGTGTTCTCTGACGATGGTAGCATTGTACCAGTCACAGTACTCGAAATTGGTCCATGTCCTGTCATTCAGGTTAAGACTGAAGAGAAGGAAGGCTACAACGCCATCCAGATCGGCTATGACTCACTGCCTGAGCGTAAGGTGAATAAACCTTCTAAAGGTCATCAGGAAAAAGCTGGTAAAGGCTATTTTCGTCACCTTCGTGAATTCCCGCTTGAGTCTGTAGCTGATTATGAACTTGGCCAGGAGATCTCTGTTGATATCTTTGCTGCTGGTGAGAAGGTTAAAGTAACCGGAACATCTAAAGGTAAAGGTTTTCAGGGTGTAATGAAGCGCTGGAACTTTAAAGGAATGAAAGCATCTCATGGTGCTGAAAAAGTTCACCGTTCACCTGGTTCAATCGGCCACGCTACTTTCCCTGGTAAAGTCTTTAAGGGTAAAAAAATGCCCGGTCAGATGGGTAACGAGCGCGTCACTGTTTCCAACATTGAAATCGTAGACGTTCGCACCGAGGAAAACGTTCTCGTGGTTAAGGGACAAGTTCCTGGACCTAAGAACGGATTGGTGATGATCCGCAAGACCAGCTAG
- the rpsS gene encoding 30S ribosomal protein S19: MPRSLKKGPFIDDHLLKKVVKAQDSGDRKVIQTWSRRSTIIPEMVGLTFAVHNGRKFIPVFVTENMVGHKLGEFSPTRTYYGHAADKKSKAKR, from the coding sequence ATGCCAAGATCACTGAAAAAAGGCCCGTTTATAGACGATCATCTGCTTAAAAAGGTCGTAAAGGCACAGGATTCCGGAGACCGCAAGGTAATCCAGACCTGGTCCAGACGTTCAACCATCATTCCAGAAATGGTGGGACTGACCTTCGCAGTTCACAATGGCCGTAAGTTTATTCCTGTCTTCGTCACAGAAAACATGGTAGGACACAAGTTGGGTGAATTTTCACCTACTCGTACTTATTATGGACATGCGGCAGACAAGAAAAGCAAAGCCAAACGCTAG
- the rpsC gene encoding 30S ribosomal protein S3: MGQKVHPYGFRLGYTKNWLSRWFSKKDYPAFVYEDDSIRKYVKEKIFHAGIAKIEIERAGGKIRLIIHTARPGIIIGRKGVEIEKLRNDLRQKYNKEFALEVSEIRRPETDAQLVAESIAQQLERRVAFRRAMKRTVGLARKFGAEGIKVACAGRLAGAEIARTEWYRDGRVPLQTLRADIDYGVARANTTYGVIGIKVWIFKGEILDQEVNQ, from the coding sequence ATGGGTCAGAAAGTACATCCATACGGGTTCAGGCTTGGTTATACCAAGAACTGGCTTTCCAGGTGGTTCAGCAAAAAGGACTACCCCGCTTTCGTCTACGAAGACGACAGCATTCGTAAATATGTTAAAGAGAAAATCTTCCACGCAGGTATAGCGAAGATTGAGATCGAACGTGCCGGTGGCAAAATTCGTCTCATCATTCACACAGCTCGCCCCGGTATAATTATCGGTCGCAAGGGTGTTGAAATCGAAAAACTGCGTAATGATCTTCGTCAAAAATATAATAAAGAATTCGCCCTTGAAGTAAGTGAAATTCGCCGTCCTGAAACTGACGCGCAGCTCGTTGCTGAGAGTATAGCTCAGCAGCTCGAACGCCGTGTAGCTTTCCGTCGTGCGATGAAACGTACTGTAGGTCTTGCTCGCAAATTTGGAGCAGAAGGAATTAAGGTTGCATGTGCTGGTCGTTTGGCTGGTGCTGAAATCGCACGTACTGAATGGTACCGTGATGGCCGCGTTCCTCTTCAGACTCTTAGAGCTGACATTGATTATGGTGTTGCGAGAGCAAACACTACTTACGGTGTCATCGGTATTAAGGTCTGGATCTTTAAAGGAGAAATTCTTGACCAAGAGGTGAACCAGTAA
- the rplF gene encoding 50S ribosomal protein L6, whose translation MSRIGKKPIDIPSGVEVTVGADSVSVKGPKGSISTPIHPMVSYKIADNVVEVMRSGETRQECAQHGLHRTLLFNCIEGVSKGFSKTLEVIGVGYKVSVQGKNIILNVGYSHPVQFPLPAGIDAKAEGSKLTVGGVDKQLVGEVAAQIRRVRPPEPYKGKGIKYIDEQIRRKAGKSGKK comes from the coding sequence ATGTCCAGAATTGGAAAAAAACCTATTGATATACCTTCTGGCGTAGAAGTTACTGTCGGAGCTGATTCAGTTTCTGTCAAAGGACCTAAGGGTTCTATTTCTACTCCTATACACCCCATGGTCAGCTATAAAATAGCTGACAATGTGGTAGAGGTAATGAGGTCTGGCGAAACTCGTCAGGAATGTGCACAACACGGCCTGCACCGCACCCTTCTTTTCAATTGTATTGAAGGAGTCTCCAAAGGCTTCTCTAAAACATTGGAAGTAATCGGTGTTGGTTATAAGGTGTCTGTTCAGGGTAAAAACATCATACTTAACGTAGGATATTCACACCCCGTACAGTTCCCACTTCCTGCTGGCATTGATGCTAAAGCAGAAGGTAGCAAGCTTACCGTTGGCGGAGTTGATAAACAACTCGTTGGCGAAGTTGCCGCACAAATTCGTCGTGTACGCCCACCTGAACCTTACAAAGGTAAAGGTATTAAATACATTGACGAACAGATTAGACGTAAAGCCGGTAAGTCCGGTAAAAAATAG
- the rplD gene encoding 50S ribosomal protein L4: MATITIYDQTKKEVGSMDLAPEVFEVPVKPEILNLVVRAQLAAKRSGTHATKTRAMKRGGGAKPWRQKGTGRARAGSSRSPLWRGGGVTFGPQPRDYSFKVNKKVRRLALKMALTSRLSEEQLMIVKNIDLPEIKTKLFAQVAETLGLYKALIIVKDADNKLLLSARNIPGIKMISADQINVYDILRHHQVVMLENAAQDLQERLK; this comes from the coding sequence ATGGCTACCATTACTATATACGATCAAACGAAAAAGGAAGTAGGGAGCATGGATCTTGCTCCGGAAGTTTTTGAAGTTCCGGTCAAACCCGAAATCCTGAACCTTGTTGTCCGCGCACAGCTCGCTGCAAAGCGTAGCGGTACACATGCCACGAAGACTCGTGCCATGAAGCGCGGCGGCGGCGCCAAACCTTGGCGTCAGAAAGGAACAGGACGTGCACGTGCCGGTTCCTCACGTTCTCCGCTTTGGCGGGGAGGTGGTGTGACTTTCGGTCCACAGCCCAGAGACTACTCCTTCAAGGTTAATAAAAAGGTCCGTCGTCTTGCTCTCAAGATGGCTCTTACTTCAAGACTCAGCGAAGAACAGCTGATGATTGTGAAGAATATCGACCTTCCCGAGATTAAAACTAAGCTTTTCGCTCAGGTTGCAGAAACTCTCGGACTTTACAAAGCCTTGATTATTGTCAAGGATGCTGATAATAAACTCCTCCTTTCTGCGAGGAATATCCCAGGCATTAAAATGATCTCTGCTGACCAGATAAATGTTTATGACATTTTGCGTCACCATCAGGTTGTTATGCTTGAGAATGCAGCACAGGATCTGCAGGAGAGGTTAAAATAG
- the rplB gene encoding 50S ribosomal protein L2 — protein sequence MATRKLKPTSPGRRFQTISTFDEITKSTPEKALTKGLTKKAGRNNNGRVTSRHRGGGTKRLYRVIDFKRNKVEVPATVASIEYDPNRSARIALLNYADGEKRYILAPVGLNQGDKIIAGEKADIKPGNALVLKNIPVGTIVHNIELHPGKGGQFCRAAGTYAQLVAKEGKYALMRMPSGEVRKVLATCCATVGQVGNIQHEKISIGKAGRNRWLGNRPKVRGVAMNPVDHPLGGGEGRSSGGRHPCSPWGMPAKGYKTRSKKKPSSKLIVKRRGQK from the coding sequence ATGGCTACTCGTAAACTGAAACCTACCTCACCTGGTCGTCGGTTCCAGACTATCTCAACATTTGATGAGATCACAAAGTCTACACCGGAAAAAGCTCTTACTAAAGGGTTGACCAAAAAGGCAGGTAGAAACAATAACGGTAGAGTTACTTCCCGTCATCGTGGCGGTGGTACTAAACGTCTTTACCGTGTTATCGACTTCAAACGTAATAAGGTTGAAGTCCCAGCAACTGTTGCTTCAATAGAATACGATCCTAACAGAAGTGCTCGTATCGCTCTGCTTAATTATGCAGACGGTGAAAAGCGCTATATTCTCGCTCCGGTTGGTCTCAACCAGGGTGATAAAATTATTGCTGGAGAGAAAGCCGATATTAAACCCGGTAATGCTCTCGTGCTTAAGAATATCCCTGTTGGTACTATCGTTCATAATATAGAATTGCATCCCGGTAAGGGCGGACAGTTTTGTCGCGCTGCCGGTACTTACGCTCAGCTTGTGGCTAAAGAAGGTAAATATGCTCTTATGCGTATGCCTTCCGGTGAAGTTCGCAAGGTTCTCGCAACATGTTGTGCTACCGTTGGTCAGGTTGGAAATATCCAGCATGAAAAGATCTCCATCGGTAAAGCCGGACGTAACCGCTGGCTTGGTAATAGACCAAAAGTCAGAGGTGTTGCTATGAACCCTGTTGACCATCCTCTCGGTGGTGGTGAAGGTCGTAGCTCTGGTGGTAGACACCCTTGTTCTCCGTGGGGTATGCCTGCTAAGGGATACAAAACACGTAGTAAGAAGAAACCTTCTTCCAAGCTCATCGTTAAACGCCGCGGGCAGAAGTAG
- the fusA gene encoding elongation factor G — protein sequence MSKLLSSDKQRNIGIMAHIDAGKTTTTERILYYTGVSHKIGEVHDGEATMDWMVQEQERGITITSAATTCFWKEHRINIIDTPGHVDFTMEVERALRVLDGAVAVFDAVAGVEPQSETVWRQADRYNVPRIAFINKMDRTGADFFRCVEMLRDRLGAKAIPLQIPIGSEDAYLGSVCLITGKAYLYHDDTMGKDYSIEDIPADLVEKYESMRLEMIEAIAEENEELLDKYLGGEELSPEEIIKGIRTATIALKICPVLCGTAFKNKGVQPLLDAVIDYLPSPLDIPAMVGIDPDTGENIECPCDVNKPLAALSFKLMTDPFVGHLTFLRLYSGKIVSGDTFINAANGKKERIGRLLKMHANKREEIKEAYAGDIVAAVGLKTMATGDTLAEQKKAVVLESLDIPEPVIEVAIEPKTKADRDLLSAGLAKLAKEDPSFRVQGDEETGQTLIAGMGELHLEIIVDRLLREFNVNANVGAPRVSYRESITKSVESNLKYAKQSGGRGQYGHVVVTIEPNTENEFDFIDEIKGGVIPKEYIPSIGRGIHDAMKNGVIAGFPLVDIKATLTFGSYHDVDSSEQAFYIAGSMALKDAVKKAGPQLLEPIMAVEVVTPEDYLGDVMGDLNGRRGKVSNMEARANAQVIKCDVPLSEMFGYATDLRSKTQGRATFSMQFDHYEPVPASIAEELINKS from the coding sequence GTGTCTAAATTACTCTCAAGTGATAAACAGCGTAATATAGGTATTATGGCCCACATTGATGCGGGTAAAACTACTACTACTGAACGTATATTATATTACACTGGTGTTTCACATAAAATAGGCGAAGTTCATGACGGCGAAGCCACCATGGACTGGATGGTTCAGGAACAGGAACGCGGTATCACTATTACTAGTGCTGCTACTACTTGTTTCTGGAAAGAACACCGTATAAATATTATTGATACTCCCGGTCATGTTGACTTCACAATGGAAGTTGAACGTGCTCTGCGTGTACTTGATGGAGCCGTTGCAGTATTTGATGCTGTTGCAGGTGTAGAACCTCAGTCTGAAACCGTTTGGCGCCAGGCTGACAGATACAATGTTCCACGTATCGCTTTTATCAATAAAATGGACCGTACCGGTGCAGACTTCTTCCGCTGTGTAGAAATGCTGCGTGATCGTTTAGGTGCTAAGGCAATACCTTTACAGATCCCTATCGGAAGCGAAGATGCGTATCTTGGATCAGTTTGTCTTATTACTGGTAAAGCTTACTTGTATCATGATGATACCATGGGTAAGGATTACAGTATTGAAGATATTCCGGCAGATTTAGTTGAAAAATACGAATCAATGCGTCTGGAAATGATCGAAGCTATTGCAGAAGAAAATGAAGAACTTCTTGATAAGTACCTCGGTGGTGAAGAACTTTCCCCTGAAGAAATTATCAAAGGTATTCGTACAGCAACAATTGCTCTGAAAATATGTCCTGTTCTTTGCGGTACCGCATTTAAGAACAAAGGCGTACAGCCTTTGCTTGATGCTGTTATTGATTATCTTCCTTCTCCGCTTGATATACCTGCAATGGTCGGTATTGATCCTGATACTGGTGAAAATATTGAATGTCCTTGTGATGTTAATAAGCCACTCGCGGCTCTTTCATTCAAGTTGATGACTGACCCCTTTGTCGGTCACTTAACATTCCTTCGTCTTTACTCCGGTAAAATTGTCAGTGGTGATACTTTCATCAACGCTGCCAACGGTAAGAAAGAGCGTATTGGTCGTCTTCTTAAAATGCATGCTAATAAGCGTGAAGAAATTAAAGAAGCGTATGCAGGGGATATCGTCGCTGCTGTTGGTCTAAAGACTATGGCTACTGGTGATACTCTTGCTGAACAGAAGAAAGCTGTAGTTCTCGAATCACTTGATATCCCTGAACCGGTTATCGAAGTTGCTATCGAACCTAAAACCAAGGCAGATAGAGACCTTCTCAGTGCTGGTCTTGCTAAGCTTGCAAAAGAAGATCCTTCTTTCCGCGTCCAGGGTGACGAAGAAACAGGGCAGACTCTTATTGCAGGTATGGGTGAACTGCATCTCGAAATCATCGTTGATAGACTCCTTCGTGAGTTCAACGTTAATGCTAACGTAGGTGCTCCTAGAGTTTCCTATCGTGAAAGTATTACTAAGAGTGTAGAATCCAATCTCAAATACGCTAAGCAGTCAGGTGGACGTGGTCAGTATGGACATGTTGTCGTCACCATTGAGCCAAATACTGAAAACGAATTTGATTTCATTGACGAAATTAAGGGTGGAGTTATTCCTAAGGAATACATTCCTTCAATTGGACGCGGTATTCATGACGCTATGAAGAACGGTGTAATTGCAGGATTCCCTCTTGTAGATATTAAAGCTACTTTGACCTTCGGTTCTTATCATGACGTTGACTCCTCTGAACAGGCTTTCTACATTGCCGGTTCTATGGCGCTCAAAGATGCTGTTAAGAAAGCTGGTCCACAATTGCTTGAACCAATCATGGCTGTTGAAGTTGTTACCCCTGAAGATTACCTTGGTGATGTCATGGGTGACCTTAACGGTCGTCGTGGTAAGGTTAGCAACATGGAAGCCCGTGCTAATGCGCAGGTCATTAAATGTGATGTTCCTCTTAGCGAAATGTTCGGTTATGCAACTGACCTTCGTTCTAAGACTCAGGGACGTGCAACATTCTCCATGCAGTTCGACCATTACGAACCAGTTCCAGCAAGTATTGCAGAAGAGTTGATCAATAAAAGTTAA
- the rplR gene encoding 50S ribosomal protein L18, translated as MKMTKEQARRRKKVRIRKKISGTASRPRLVVFRSNKHMYAQLVDDLIGKTVTASSTSALFKGDDAVKLTCKAAEAVGKDIAAKAKELNIDKVVFDRSGYIYHGRVKALADGAREGGLKF; from the coding sequence ATGAAAATGACTAAAGAACAGGCAAGAAGACGTAAAAAAGTACGTATCCGCAAAAAAATCAGCGGTACTGCTTCACGTCCACGTCTTGTCGTTTTCCGTTCAAATAAACACATGTACGCTCAGCTCGTAGATGATTTGATTGGCAAAACCGTGACAGCTTCCTCTACTAGCGCTCTTTTTAAGGGTGACGATGCTGTGAAGCTCACCTGCAAGGCCGCTGAAGCTGTTGGTAAAGACATTGCTGCCAAGGCTAAGGAATTGAATATCGATAAGGTCGTTTTCGACCGTAGCGGATATATCTATCACGGCAGGGTGAAGGCCCTTGCAGACGGCGCTCGTGAGGGTGGCCTGAAATTCTAA
- the rplP gene encoding 50S ribosomal protein L16, which produces MLSPKKVKFRKRQKGRNKGKALRGSTIAFGDIAIKTLEHGKLSNNQIEAARIAIMRHIKRGGQVWIRVFPDVPVTAKPAEVRQGKGKGSPVGWCAPVKPGRILYEVKGVDLALAKEALVRASHKLSVKTMIVVKEGL; this is translated from the coding sequence ATGCTTTCACCAAAAAAAGTTAAATTCCGTAAACGTCAGAAAGGCCGCAATAAGGGTAAAGCTCTGCGTGGTTCCACTATCGCTTTTGGTGATATCGCCATTAAGACTTTGGAACACGGCAAATTGAGCAACAACCAGATTGAAGCTGCTCGTATCGCTATTATGCGACACATTAAGCGTGGCGGACAGGTTTGGATCAGGGTTTTCCCTGATGTTCCTGTAACTGCCAAGCCTGCTGAAGTTAGACAGGGTAAAGGTAAAGGTTCCCCAGTTGGTTGGTGTGCACCTGTCAAACCAGGACGTATTCTTTATGAAGTAAAGGGTGTTGACCTTGCGCTTGCTAAAGAAGCTCTGGTTCGTGCATCTCACAAACTCTCTGTCAAGACTATGATTGTAGTTAAGGAGGGTTTGTAA
- the rplW gene encoding 50S ribosomal protein L23: protein MDYTQILIKPVISEKATDIKETSNQVTFYVLPSANKVEVKKAVESAFDVKVDSVRIVRKRPGLRRKFGRVVGKLSGYKKAYVKLLAGEKIEFFEGV from the coding sequence ATGGACTATACTCAGATTCTTATCAAACCGGTTATTTCAGAAAAGGCTACTGACATTAAAGAGACTTCTAACCAAGTTACTTTTTATGTTTTGCCATCTGCAAATAAGGTTGAAGTAAAAAAAGCTGTCGAAAGCGCTTTTGATGTTAAAGTTGATTCCGTACGTATTGTTCGGAAAAGACCCGGTCTTCGCAGAAAGTTCGGTCGCGTTGTCGGCAAATTGTCCGGCTACAAGAAAGCTTATGTTAAGCTTTTAGCGGGCGAAAAAATCGAATTCTTCGAGGGAGTTTAA
- the rplE gene encoding 50S ribosomal protein L5, translating to MTRLEQIYTDKVGPTLNKEFGYKSSMEIPSIKAISLNIGLGEASQNAKLIDGAVAELTALAGQKAVVTRAKKSIAAFKLREGMPVGARVTLRREYMWDFLDKLVSFALPRVRDFRGIPDKGFDGRGNFTLGIKELTIFPEIKLDQIELTKGMNVTIVTTAKTDKEGKMLLELLGMPFKK from the coding sequence ATGACACGTCTCGAACAAATATATACGGACAAGGTCGGCCCGACTCTTAATAAAGAGTTTGGGTATAAGAGTTCAATGGAGATCCCTTCCATAAAGGCTATCTCTCTAAACATCGGACTCGGCGAAGCAAGCCAGAACGCAAAGCTCATTGACGGCGCAGTTGCTGAACTTACTGCTCTTGCAGGTCAGAAAGCAGTTGTCACTAGAGCCAAGAAATCCATCGCAGCATTTAAGTTGCGTGAGGGTATGCCAGTAGGCGCCCGTGTAACTCTTCGCAGAGAATACATGTGGGATTTTCTTGATAAACTCGTTAGTTTTGCGCTCCCTCGCGTGCGTGACTTCCGTGGAATACCTGATAAAGGATTCGACGGTCGTGGTAACTTCACTCTTGGTATCAAGGAATTAACCATATTCCCTGAAATTAAGCTTGATCAGATTGAGCTTACTAAAGGAATGAACGTGACAATCGTCACCACCGCTAAAACTGACAAAGAAGGCAAGATGCTCCTCGAGCTTCTTGGAATGCCCTTCAAGAAATAG